The following are encoded together in the Pleurocapsa sp. FMAR1 genome:
- a CDS encoding CDGSH iron-sulfur domain-containing protein — translation MSDLTIQAKDNGPFIVKGDVSITDGSGQAFETKDHIALCRCGVSSNRPFCDGTHAKIGFEAAEKASE, via the coding sequence ATGTCAGATCTAACCATTCAAGCTAAAGATAATGGTCCTTTTATTGTCAAAGGAGATGTCTCTATTACCGACGGTAGTGGACAAGCTTTTGAAACCAAAGACCATATAGCTCTTTGTCGCTGTGGAGTTTCCTCAAACCGACCTTTCTGCGATGGTACTCATGCCAAAATCGGTTTTGAAGCAGCAGAAAAAGCCTCTGAATAA
- a CDS encoding zinc-binding dehydrogenase codes for MKTNSLEPVIDRTFKFQDAKEAFSYLENGSHFGKIVIQVHC; via the coding sequence ATGAAAACGAACAGTTTAGAGCCAGTCATCGACCGAACCTTTAAGTTTCAAGATGCAAAAGAGGCATTTTCTTATCTTGAAAACGGCAGTCATTTTGGAAAAATCGTCATTCAGGTACATTGCTAA
- the zwf gene encoding glucose-6-phosphate dehydrogenase, whose protein sequence is MISTAPRCQTEIEQPEPASPCAIAIFGAAGDLTKRLLMPALYNLAKSGLLPKEFAIIGVAHTDLSSDEFRTQMSRDIKEFATQEVDSDIWNWINERLDYLQGDFKDPNTYLELQKRLSGVDKEKGTSGNYLFYLATSPSFFKPIVEGLGKAKLTKESDEQWRRVIIEKPFGQDLDSARSLNQDIFKVLDENQVYRIDHYLGKETVQNLMVFRFANGVFEPIWNRNHIDHVQITVSETVGVEKRGNYYDQAGALRDMIPNHLFQLLALTAMEAPTCFAADAVRDEKTKLFHAVQAIAPEEVDNYAVRGQYDQGQVGDKEAKAYRDEPRVDPDSNTESYVALKLLIDNWRWAGVPFYLRTGKYMPQRTTEIAIQFKQAPFTMFKDTPVECLTPNFLLIQIQPKERISLQIGAKVPGPKVNIDGVEMDFSYKDRFGAAPQTGYETLIYDCLIGDATLFQRADNTEAAWKIVDPILEAWKQNKADFPNYTAGTWGPKSADELLERDGRQWRVMSVE, encoded by the coding sequence ATGATTAGTACAGCACCAAGATGTCAAACTGAAATTGAGCAGCCTGAGCCTGCTTCTCCTTGTGCGATCGCCATTTTTGGCGCAGCAGGAGATTTAACCAAACGTCTGTTGATGCCAGCGTTATACAATTTGGCTAAATCTGGTTTATTGCCCAAAGAGTTCGCTATTATCGGCGTAGCACATACGGATTTAAGTAGCGATGAGTTTCGCACTCAAATGAGTCGGGATATCAAGGAGTTTGCTACCCAAGAAGTAGATAGCGATATCTGGAACTGGATTAACGAACGCTTGGATTATCTCCAGGGTGATTTTAAAGATCCTAATACCTATTTAGAGCTACAAAAACGTTTATCTGGGGTAGATAAGGAGAAAGGAACAAGCGGTAATTACTTGTTTTACTTAGCAACATCCCCCAGCTTCTTTAAACCCATTGTTGAAGGTCTGGGCAAAGCCAAATTAACCAAAGAATCTGACGAACAATGGCGTAGAGTAATTATTGAAAAGCCTTTCGGACAAGATTTAGATTCTGCTCGTAGTCTCAATCAAGATATTTTTAAAGTCTTAGACGAAAACCAAGTTTACCGTATCGACCATTATTTGGGCAAAGAAACCGTGCAAAATCTAATGGTTTTTCGTTTTGCCAATGGAGTGTTTGAACCGATCTGGAATCGCAACCATATCGACCACGTTCAGATTACGGTATCCGAAACCGTGGGGGTAGAAAAGCGGGGTAACTATTACGACCAAGCAGGTGCGCTGAGGGACATGATTCCCAATCATTTGTTTCAACTACTGGCATTAACCGCAATGGAAGCACCTACCTGTTTTGCAGCCGATGCAGTACGAGACGAAAAAACCAAGCTGTTTCATGCAGTACAGGCGATCGCGCCTGAAGAGGTTGATAACTATGCAGTACGAGGACAATACGACCAAGGACAGGTAGGGGACAAAGAGGCAAAAGCTTACCGCGATGAACCCAGAGTCGATCCTGACTCTAATACCGAATCCTATGTAGCACTCAAGCTATTAATCGATAATTGGCGTTGGGCGGGAGTACCTTTCTATTTAAGAACGGGTAAATATATGCCCCAGCGCACTACAGAGATTGCGATTCAGTTTAAGCAAGCACCTTTTACTATGTTTAAAGATACGCCAGTTGAATGTCTGACTCCTAATTTTCTTCTGATCCAAATTCAACCCAAAGAAAGAATTTCTTTGCAAATTGGGGCAAAAGTTCCAGGACCAAAAGTAAATATCGACGGCGTAGAAATGGACTTTTCCTACAAAGATCGTTTTGGTGCTGCTCCCCAAACTGGCTACGAAACCCTGATCTATGACTGCTTAATTGGCGATGCCACTCTGTTTCAAAGAGCGGACAACACCGAAGCAGCCTGGAAGATTGTCGATCCCATACTTGAAGCTTGGAAGCAAAATAAAGCCGATTTTCCTAACTATACTGCTGGAACTTGGGGTCCAAAATCGGCAGATGAGTTGCTAGAACGAGATGGTCGTCAGTGGCGAGTCATGTCTGTTGAGTAG
- a CDS encoding hybrid fatty acyl-AMP ligase/type I polyketide synthase, giving the protein MSKQITLVERLQEQASIQPDKRAFTFLADGETEIDSLTYQQLNEKAKAIASVLQSYNAQGQRALLLYQPGLDFITAFLGCLYAGVVAVPVYPPRANRSLERLRAIITDAEASFALTTKLIQDQIVSKFANHNASSKVRFIATDTFELNLSSAWHHPEITTRNLAFLQYTSGSTGKPKGVMVSHGNLMANSAAIEQYFQNKREHNLVSWLPPYHDMGLIGSIIQPAYVGSSMYLLAPVTFLQRPYRWLQAISRYRGVTNGGPNFAYDLCVDRITPEQKANLDLSCWELAFSGAEPVRAKTIERFSEYFRDCGFRTAAFYPCYGMAESTLMIIGGDKHQEPVTASFENQKLEENLAVSTSSAENKTTLVSSGRNLPGQRLVIVNPQTLTKCSDGEIGEIWAKSDSIAQGYWGLDQLTTASFNAVLADTQEAGWLRTGDLGFLQAGELFVTGRLKDLIIIRGRNYYPQDIELTLDLAHEAIRAGNVAAFAVEVAGEEKLVVTAEIKRTYLRKLDVNEVTKAIRQAVAQNHELQIHAIVLLKTGSIPKTSSGKIQRHACEAGYLDGSLNTVGEYKSLEENGRLPQQNNGSGRGLQGLDAGSSLSPSVSPDRGVSRDTFVGRVSRLEKSVEPEGRNAPTGFNQKQNQIQNWLIENLAQRIGISASEIDIYEPFASSGLNSLAAVSLSADLEDWLDIKLSPTIVYDYPNIAELAVYLANDRDVQSGRTAVRPYELPNIQSDIAIIGVGCRFPGANDPAQFWQLLRDGKDAIAKSDRWSGSSWGGFIEDVDRFDPQFFGITPREAQSIDPQQRLLLEVSWSALEDAAVGNKNLAGSNTGVFIGISSSDYSQLRFHYGLDVDAYVGTGNAHSIAANRLSYLFDLKGPSMAVDTACSSSLVAIHLASQSLKTGECNLAIAGGVNLMLSPELTQTFTQAGMMAEDGRCKTFDADADGYVRGEGCGVVILKRLADAQRDGDRILGVIKGSAINQDGRSNGLTAPNGLSQQAVIRQALANANLSPAEISYIESHGTGTSLGDPIEVNSLKAVLGQEREQSCYLGSLKTNIGHLESAAGIASLIKTVLCLQHQAIPPNLHFKQLNPLIDLADTGITIPQQLQPWSTLGDTKYAGISSFGFGGTNAHVILGELSNTVGESRELGDLGNGENDKLPERPLHLLTLSAKSKPALKDLVLSYKDYLQDNPDIALGDICHTANTGRTHFNHRLAIAVKSKTQLQNKLANFSVGQLKGIAHGEASNSNQNQVAFLFTGQGSQYVNMGYQLYQTQPVFKKALDQCADILDSYLEKPLLEVLYPGNSSPHPSSLLDETVYTQPAIFAVEYALAQMWMDWGIKPSALIGHSVGEYVAATVAGVFSLADGLKLLATRGKLMQSSSHKGEMYAVFADETTVKSVIESFREQVAIAAINSHQSVVISGEETAVNSIISKFNPQKIKSKQLTVSHAFHSPLMNPILEDFAKVAESIEYNLPHIKLISNITGKTATAEIATAQYWIDHIVAPVRFADGMQALQQECNIFLEIGSKPILLGMGRSVLTNSKVTNYWLPSLRPRKKDWQQILQSLGSLYATGVEIDWHSFERGYNRQKVSLPTYPFQRESYWLAKKTNANSKVEVFLPSRDKSKFRQPDFYQINWQAYEGSLNKKTVAQENNQSWLIFADTNGLGEEIAAKLKQNSILISDRHIDSANLAQLFKQHQELAGIIYLTGLDNPESQTIAEINNYQQQQCTNVLNLLQALAQNSINAPVWLTTRGNQNIEHNLQSNTVASSCLWGLAQAIAIEHPKCWGGIVDLAIEPEADEVNSLLAVITNKNKEDRLALRQENIYVPRLSKTANIKPTRTVEIKDDAAYLITGGLGSLGLQVAQWLASKGAKNLLLLGRSKPSESAQQEINKLERQGVTVNIAQVDITDYDALKDIFKSQGEISNVSPSPQVSTSPLPIKGIIHAAGILDDGLLQGQTWARFEQVIAPKVTGAWNLHLCTQDIELDFFVLFSSVASLIGSPGQSNYSVANAGLDAIARYRQSQNLPALSINWGAWGESGMAVKQGVKIPGLDLINLQAGLAALEQLLTSELTQVGVISADWQQLSQKFAYLKESNYFSQLVSQLEDSNQSAENLIFPELLATEVARRPEYLTQYLQKAIAEILQIEADDLSVNSSLLDIGMDSLMVMEAINQLKTDLQLILYPREFYERPRIVNLAEYLAKEFTKTHEQAVKLTSKVRSQPKFNLLKDKLPPAAFILSSPRSGSTLLRVMLAGHSGLFSPPELHLLPFDNMTEREAQLGVSQLGEGLKRAFMALKGISAVESQALVAELTQENLSVAEAYQMLQQLAGDRLLIDKSPTYASNRETLTKAETIFNNAKYIHLVRHPYAVIESFARMRMDKLVGSVDGDAYQLAELIWRDSNQNIFDFAQDIDPERYHLVYYEDLVSKPQAVMTQICNFLEVPYHEAVLTPYQGDRLTDGVNDTAMSLGDPNFLNHQKIDAKLAETWQEIKLPSLLSTYTQQLASQLRYELLQEANADVVDLLMEETLITIRGLKICLCTWGPEEGPLVLCLHGILEQGAAWSEVAIRLAQKGYRVIAPDLRGHGRSDRLGKGVSYNLIDFLGDIDAIVENLAGRAFILVGHSLGSVLGAIFATIRPQSIRNIVLVETILPTANEDDDPTASLTNQLDSMAAPPEHLVFPNVEAAAERLRKATPAITHSLAMILAERITEPCEGGVRWRWEPLLRTRAGISLNSIGRSRYLKLLKKIKVPITLVYGDKSSFNRLEDLNQQHEAMPNATKVVVSGGHNLPLEAPSALAKIISSAVALTNKLIP; this is encoded by the coding sequence TTGAGCAAACAAATAACCCTGGTAGAACGATTACAAGAACAAGCGAGTATACAACCCGATAAAAGGGCGTTTACTTTCTTAGCCGATGGTGAAACTGAAATAGATAGTCTCACATATCAACAATTGAATGAAAAAGCTAAGGCGATCGCTTCTGTGTTGCAAAGTTATAATGCTCAGGGGCAAAGGGCGTTGTTGCTATACCAGCCAGGACTAGACTTTATTACGGCTTTTTTGGGTTGTTTATATGCTGGAGTGGTAGCTGTTCCCGTTTATCCACCTCGTGCCAATCGCTCGCTTGAACGTTTAAGAGCGATCATTACCGATGCGGAGGCAAGTTTTGCTTTAACGACTAAATTGATTCAAGATCAAATTGTTAGCAAGTTTGCCAATCATAATGCTAGTTCAAAAGTCAGATTTATCGCCACTGATACTTTTGAACTTAATCTATCCTCAGCTTGGCATCATCCAGAAATTACCACAAGAAACTTAGCTTTTTTACAATACACCAGTGGTTCAACGGGTAAACCTAAAGGAGTAATGGTTAGTCATGGCAATTTGATGGCTAATTCGGCTGCTATTGAACAATATTTTCAAAACAAGCGCGAGCATAATCTTGTATCTTGGCTTCCTCCTTATCATGATATGGGCTTGATCGGCTCGATTATCCAGCCAGCCTATGTAGGCTCGTCGATGTATTTGCTAGCACCTGTAACCTTTTTACAGCGTCCTTACCGTTGGTTACAGGCAATTTCTCGTTATAGAGGGGTAACTAACGGAGGTCCTAATTTTGCTTACGATCTCTGTGTCGATCGCATTACTCCCGAACAAAAAGCTAACCTAGATTTAAGTTGCTGGGAACTAGCTTTTTCAGGTGCCGAGCCAGTCAGAGCCAAAACTATCGAGCGTTTTAGTGAATACTTTCGCGACTGTGGTTTTCGCACGGCAGCTTTTTATCCTTGCTATGGCATGGCAGAATCTACTCTCATGATTATAGGAGGAGATAAGCATCAAGAGCCAGTTACCGCTAGCTTTGAAAACCAAAAACTTGAAGAAAACCTTGCTGTTTCGACTAGCAGTGCAGAAAATAAAACTACTTTAGTTAGTAGTGGACGCAATCTTCCAGGACAAAGACTGGTTATTGTTAATCCTCAAACTCTAACTAAATGTTCAGACGGTGAAATTGGGGAAATTTGGGCGAAAAGCGACAGTATAGCCCAAGGCTATTGGGGTCTTGACCAACTAACTACCGCTAGCTTTAATGCAGTATTGGCTGACACTCAAGAAGCAGGATGGTTACGTACAGGAGATTTAGGCTTTTTACAAGCAGGAGAGCTATTTGTTACAGGGCGTTTGAAAGATTTAATTATCATTCGCGGACGCAATTACTATCCCCAAGACATTGAACTAACTTTAGATCTTGCCCATGAAGCAATTCGAGCCGGTAATGTAGCCGCTTTTGCTGTGGAAGTTGCGGGAGAAGAAAAACTAGTTGTCACCGCAGAAATAAAACGGACTTATCTGCGTAAGCTTGATGTAAATGAGGTAACAAAGGCAATTCGGCAAGCAGTAGCTCAAAATCATGAACTGCAAATCCATGCCATAGTTTTGTTAAAGACAGGCAGTATTCCTAAAACCTCTAGCGGTAAAATTCAGCGTCATGCCTGTGAGGCAGGATATTTAGATGGCAGTTTGAATACCGTTGGGGAATATAAATCGCTGGAAGAAAATGGTCGTTTGCCCCAACAAAATAATGGTAGTGGACGGGGCTTACAAGGGCTTGACGCAGGTTCAAGCCTCAGCCCCTCCGTTTCGCCAGATAGGGGCGTTTCGAGAGACACTTTCGTTGGGCGGGTTTCCCGACTTGAGAAAAGTGTCGAACCCGAAGGGCGAAACGCCCCTACGGGATTTAATCAAAAACAGAATCAAATTCAAAATTGGTTAATTGAAAATCTGGCGCAGCGTATAGGCATATCCGCATCAGAGATAGACATCTATGAACCCTTTGCTAGCTCTGGTTTAAATTCCCTTGCAGCAGTTAGCCTCTCGGCAGATTTAGAAGACTGGCTGGATATAAAGCTGTCCCCCACCATCGTTTATGACTATCCAAATATCGCCGAACTAGCTGTCTACTTGGCAAATGATCGCGATGTTCAATCTGGGCGAACAGCCGTTCGCCCCTACGAGTTACCTAATATTCAATCAGACATAGCTATTATTGGTGTTGGCTGCCGTTTTCCTGGAGCAAATGATCCCGCTCAATTCTGGCAACTGTTGCGAGATGGCAAAGACGCGATCGCCAAAAGCGATCGCTGGTCAGGTTCAAGCTGGGGTGGCTTTATTGAAGATGTAGATCGCTTCGATCCACAGTTTTTTGGCATTACTCCTCGTGAAGCTCAAAGTATCGATCCACAACAAAGACTTTTACTAGAAGTTAGCTGGTCGGCTTTAGAAGATGCAGCAGTAGGGAATAAGAATCTAGCAGGTAGCAATACGGGCGTATTTATTGGCATTAGCAGCAGTGATTATTCTCAGTTACGTTTTCATTACGGCTTAGATGTTGATGCCTATGTAGGCACAGGAAATGCCCATAGCATTGCTGCCAACCGTCTTTCCTATCTCTTTGACCTAAAAGGTCCTTCGATGGCGGTAGATACGGCTTGTTCTTCGTCTCTGGTAGCGATACATCTTGCTAGTCAAAGTTTAAAAACAGGGGAATGTAACCTAGCGATCGCAGGTGGGGTCAATTTAATGCTCTCTCCTGAACTGACTCAAACCTTTACTCAAGCTGGCATGATGGCAGAAGATGGACGCTGTAAAACCTTTGATGCAGACGCGGATGGCTATGTGCGTGGTGAAGGCTGTGGCGTAGTTATTCTTAAGCGGTTAGCAGATGCTCAAAGAGATGGCGATCGCATTTTAGGAGTTATTAAAGGTTCGGCTATTAATCAGGATGGACGTAGCAATGGTTTGACTGCTCCTAATGGACTGTCTCAACAGGCAGTAATTCGCCAAGCTTTGGCTAATGCTAATCTTTCCCCTGCCGAGATTAGCTACATAGAGTCTCACGGCACGGGGACATCTTTGGGCGATCCGATTGAGGTTAATTCTCTCAAGGCTGTTTTAGGTCAAGAAAGGGAGCAATCTTGTTATCTTGGTTCACTCAAAACCAATATTGGACATTTAGAATCAGCAGCAGGAATTGCTAGCTTGATTAAGACCGTACTTTGTCTGCAACATCAGGCTATCCCGCCTAATTTACACTTTAAACAGTTAAATCCTTTAATAGATTTAGCTGATACAGGCATTACTATTCCTCAGCAACTACAGCCGTGGTCAACTTTGGGTGACACAAAATATGCTGGAATAAGCTCTTTTGGTTTTGGTGGCACAAATGCTCACGTGATCTTGGGTGAGTTGTCAAATACTGTTGGGGAAAGTAGGGAATTAGGGGATTTGGGTAATGGGGAAAATGATAAATTACCCGAACGTCCTTTGCATCTGTTAACTCTCTCGGCAAAAAGCAAACCTGCGTTAAAAGATTTGGTATTGAGTTACAAAGACTATCTTCAGGACAATCCTGATATAGCTTTGGGGGATATTTGCCACACTGCTAACACAGGACGAACTCATTTTAATCATCGTTTAGCGATCGCCGTTAAGTCCAAAACTCAGCTTCAGAACAAATTAGCCAACTTTAGCGTCGGACAACTTAAAGGAATTGCTCACGGTGAAGCTAGCAACAGCAATCAAAATCAGGTAGCTTTTCTGTTTACAGGACAAGGTTCGCAATATGTGAACATGGGTTATCAGCTATATCAAACTCAACCAGTATTTAAAAAAGCTCTCGATCAATGTGCCGACATTCTTGATTCATATCTAGAAAAACCTTTACTTGAAGTCTTATATCCTGGCAATTCTTCTCCTCATCCTTCATCCCTTTTAGATGAAACTGTATATACTCAGCCAGCTATTTTTGCCGTAGAGTATGCTTTGGCGCAGATGTGGATGGACTGGGGAATTAAACCATCAGCCTTGATCGGACATAGCGTTGGTGAATATGTGGCTGCTACCGTTGCTGGGGTGTTTAGTTTGGCTGATGGACTAAAGCTGTTGGCTACAAGGGGTAAATTAATGCAGAGTTCATCCCACAAAGGGGAAATGTACGCAGTTTTTGCCGACGAGACTACAGTTAAATCAGTAATTGAGTCATTTCGAGAGCAAGTGGCGATCGCAGCTATTAATAGCCATCAAAGCGTTGTCATTTCTGGTGAGGAAACCGCAGTAAACTCAATAATTAGTAAATTTAATCCGCAAAAAATCAAGAGCAAGCAATTAACGGTTTCTCATGCTTTTCATTCGCCGTTAATGAATCCTATTTTAGAAGATTTTGCTAAGGTTGCTGAATCGATTGAATATAATCTGCCTCACATTAAACTAATTTCTAATATTACAGGCAAAACAGCAACAGCAGAAATTGCTACGGCACAATACTGGATAGATCATATTGTTGCACCAGTAAGGTTTGCCGATGGAATGCAAGCTTTGCAGCAAGAATGTAATATTTTTCTAGAAATTGGCTCAAAACCTATTTTGCTAGGAATGGGACGTTCAGTATTAACTAATAGTAAAGTTACTAATTATTGGTTGCCTAGTCTGCGTCCTCGCAAAAAAGATTGGCAGCAAATATTACAAAGTTTAGGTTCTTTATATGCTACAGGAGTAGAAATAGACTGGCACAGTTTTGAGCGGGGTTACAATAGGCAAAAAGTTAGCTTACCTACCTATCCTTTTCAGAGAGAAAGTTATTGGTTAGCCAAAAAAACAAATGCTAACAGTAAAGTCGAGGTGTTTTTACCATCTAGAGATAAGTCTAAGTTTAGACAGCCTGATTTTTATCAGATAAATTGGCAAGCTTATGAAGGTAGTTTGAATAAGAAAACTGTTGCTCAAGAAAACAATCAATCTTGGTTGATTTTCGCTGATACAAATGGTTTAGGTGAAGAAATAGCAGCTAAGTTAAAACAAAATAGTATTTTAATTAGCGATCGCCATATTGATTCTGCCAACCTTGCTCAGTTATTTAAGCAGCATCAAGAACTAGCAGGAATTATTTATTTGACAGGCTTAGATAACCCTGAGTCACAAACTATTGCCGAAATTAATAATTATCAGCAGCAGCAGTGTACTAATGTTTTAAATCTACTTCAGGCTTTAGCTCAAAACTCGATTAATGCGCCTGTTTGGTTGACCACTAGAGGAAATCAAAATATTGAGCATAATCTTCAGAGTAACACCGTTGCATCAAGCTGTCTCTGGGGTTTAGCTCAGGCGATCGCCATAGAACATCCTAAATGTTGGGGTGGAATTGTTGACTTGGCTATCGAACCTGAAGCTGATGAAGTTAATAGCTTGCTTGCGGTTATTACTAATAAGAATAAAGAAGATCGTTTGGCTTTACGGCAAGAAAATATTTATGTACCTCGTCTAAGTAAAACAGCAAATATTAAACCGACACGAACTGTAGAAATTAAAGATGACGCTGCTTATTTAATTACGGGTGGCTTAGGTTCATTAGGGTTACAGGTTGCTCAGTGGCTAGCAAGTAAAGGTGCAAAAAATCTATTACTTTTGGGTAGAAGCAAACCATCAGAATCTGCTCAACAGGAAATAAATAAACTAGAACGACAGGGCGTTACAGTTAATATTGCTCAGGTTGACATCACCGACTATGACGCATTAAAAGACATTTTTAAAAGTCAGGGAGAAATCAGCAATGTCTCCCCAAGTCCCCAAGTCTCTACGTCCCCACTGCCCATAAAGGGCATCATCCATGCTGCGGGAATATTAGATGATGGCTTGTTACAAGGACAAACTTGGGCAAGATTTGAGCAAGTAATTGCGCCAAAAGTTACTGGTGCTTGGAACTTACATCTCTGCACACAAGATATTGAGCTAGATTTCTTTGTCTTATTCTCTTCTGTAGCTTCCTTGATTGGTTCACCAGGACAAAGCAATTACAGTGTGGCAAATGCTGGCTTAGATGCGATCGCTCGTTATCGTCAAAGTCAAAATTTACCCGCTTTGAGCATCAATTGGGGTGCTTGGGGAGAAAGCGGCATGGCGGTTAAGCAAGGAGTTAAGATTCCAGGCTTGGATTTGATTAATCTCCAGGCGGGATTAGCAGCTTTAGAACAGTTATTAACTAGTGAATTAACTCAGGTAGGGGTTATTAGTGCAGATTGGCAACAGTTAAGTCAAAAGTTTGCTTATTTAAAAGAGTCCAATTATTTTTCACAATTAGTTAGTCAGTTGGAGGATAGTAATCAGTCGGCAGAAAATCTGATTTTCCCAGAATTGTTGGCAACTGAAGTCGCTCGACGACCAGAATATTTAACTCAATATTTACAAAAGGCGATCGCCGAAATACTTCAAATCGAGGCAGATGATCTTTCTGTTAACTCAAGTCTGCTAGATATTGGTATGGATTCATTGATGGTGATGGAAGCTATCAACCAGTTAAAAACTGACTTACAGCTAATTCTCTATCCTAGAGAATTTTATGAACGTCCCCGAATTGTCAATTTAGCCGAATATTTGGCAAAGGAATTTACTAAAACCCATGAACAAGCAGTTAAGTTAACTAGTAAAGTTCGTTCGCAACCAAAATTTAATCTCCTAAAAGATAAACTGCCCCCTGCTGCCTTTATCCTCTCCAGTCCTCGTTCTGGTTCAACTTTGTTGCGAGTCATGTTAGCAGGACATTCTGGGTTATTTTCCCCTCCAGAATTGCATTTACTTCCTTTTGACAACATGACAGAGAGAGAAGCGCAATTGGGAGTTTCTCAACTAGGGGAAGGACTAAAACGCGCTTTTATGGCACTAAAAGGTATTAGTGCAGTCGAAAGCCAAGCATTAGTCGCAGAATTAACCCAAGAAAATCTTTCTGTAGCAGAGGCTTATCAGATGCTTCAGCAGCTAGCAGGCGATCGCCTTTTGATCGATAAATCTCCTACCTACGCCAGCAACCGAGAGACTTTGACCAAAGCAGAAACTATCTTTAACAATGCCAAATATATCCATTTAGTCCGTCATCCTTACGCAGTTATAGAATCCTTCGCACGAATGCGGATGGATAAGCTGGTGGGATCGGTTGATGGGGATGCCTATCAGCTTGCGGAATTAATCTGGCGCGACAGTAATCAAAACATATTCGACTTTGCCCAGGATATTGACCCTGAACGATACCATTTAGTCTATTACGAAGACTTGGTAAGCAAGCCTCAAGCAGTAATGACCCAAATTTGTAATTTCTTAGAAGTTCCTTATCATGAGGCTGTATTAACTCCTTACCAGGGCGATCGCCTAACCGATGGTGTTAACGATACCGCAATGTCTTTGGGCGATCCTAATTTCTTGAATCATCAAAAGATTGATGCAAAATTAGCTGAAACTTGGCAAGAAATAAAACTACCTTCTTTATTAAGTACATATACTCAACAACTTGCCAGTCAGCTAAGGTATGAACTACTTCAAGAAGCTAACGCTGACGTAGTAGATTTATTGATGGAGGAAACTCTGATCACTATTAGAGGTTTGAAAATCTGTCTCTGCACCTGGGGACCAGAAGAAGGACCTTTAGTTCTTTGCTTACACGGTATTTTAGAACAGGGTGCAGCTTGGTCAGAAGTAGCAATTCGCTTGGCGCAAAAAGGCTATCGAGTAATTGCCCCAGACTTACGGGGACATGGCAGAAGCGATCGCCTTGGCAAGGGCGTATCCTATAACCTCATTGACTTTTTAGGAGATATTGACGCTATTGTCGAGAATTTAGCAGGTAGAGCCTTTATTTTAGTGGGACATTCTCTAGGTTCAGTCTTGGGGGCTATATTTGCCACTATTCGACCTCAAAGTATCAGAAATATTGTGTTAGTAGAAACAATTTTACCTACAGCCAACGAAGATGATGACCCTACAGCTAGCTTAACCAACCAGCTAGACTCTATGGCTGCACCTCCAGAACATTTAGTGTTTCCTAATGTCGAAGCAGCAGCCGAACGTTTAAGAAAAGCCACTCCAGCTATTACTCATTCTTTAGCGATGATCTTAGCTGAAAGAATTACCGAACCCTGTGAAGGCGGAGTAAGATGGCGTTGGGAACCCTTATTGCGGACTAGGGCTGGTATCAGCTTAAATAGTATCGGGCGATCGCGCTATTTAAAACTATTGAAAAAAATTAAAGTACCTATTACGTTAGTTTACGGTGACAAAAGTAGCTTTAATCGCCTAGAAGACTTAAACCAACAGCACGAGGCTATGCCCAATGCTACCAAAGTTGTGGTTTCTGGTGGTCATAATCTCCCTCTAGAAGCCCCCTCAGCTTTAGCAAAGATTATTAGCAGTGCCGTAGCTTTAACAAATAAGCTAATTCCTTAG